One genomic window of Maribacter aquivivus includes the following:
- a CDS encoding oligosaccharide flippase family protein, giving the protein MTAIRVVLHKISPEKLFMGSVLLVNGGNYLYNLILGRLLGPAAYSEAALLITLLLVLSFLGMTFQLATAKFAILFNNDDWVALKQLLYKYALGFGTLIGILLFTFAGSLQELFHTESSLLFKTFAVSVPLYFFMSVNRGRYQGKQDYQKLSLTYQTEMWSRLLITLGLLWLVPFEPAFLVALGIGLSFVFGLIPTDFNIKSIIQTVTLSKENKRKVISFIVLTACYELTQIIINNSDILLVKHYFDTLNAGLYSSLAMIGRVVYFVAWMFVMLLLPTVVQKQKDGEATAPILIKYVSYVGVLAIVIIFCCAVFPKLIIQLMFGEAYISMAPLLWQYALATSLFAISNIFAYYFLSLDKYIPVILSGVLGISQIVMIVFFHSTLYMVVQVQIIAMVTLLVAQLLYFAHNNILNKTS; this is encoded by the coding sequence ATGACAGCAATTAGAGTAGTACTACACAAAATTTCTCCAGAAAAATTATTTATGGGGAGCGTACTTTTAGTAAACGGAGGTAATTATCTCTATAACCTTATACTGGGTAGATTACTTGGTCCGGCAGCATATAGTGAGGCTGCTTTACTTATTACATTACTACTTGTGCTATCTTTTTTAGGAATGACCTTTCAATTGGCAACAGCCAAATTTGCCATATTGTTCAACAATGATGATTGGGTTGCTTTAAAACAATTGTTATATAAGTATGCTTTAGGTTTTGGTACATTAATAGGTATTTTACTATTTACTTTTGCCGGTAGCTTACAAGAACTATTTCATACAGAATCTTCTCTGTTATTTAAAACCTTTGCAGTATCGGTGCCTTTATATTTTTTTATGTCGGTTAATAGAGGAAGGTACCAAGGCAAACAAGATTATCAGAAACTATCGCTAACCTACCAAACAGAAATGTGGAGTAGGTTATTGATAACACTTGGGTTGCTATGGTTGGTACCTTTTGAGCCTGCTTTTTTAGTAGCATTGGGTATTGGATTGTCTTTTGTATTCGGATTAATTCCTACAGATTTTAATATTAAGAGCATTATTCAAACAGTTACCTTATCCAAAGAAAATAAAAGAAAAGTAATCAGTTTTATAGTATTGACAGCCTGTTATGAACTTACCCAGATTATCATAAATAACAGTGATATTCTTTTAGTAAAACATTATTTCGATACTCTAAATGCCGGACTCTATTCTTCTTTGGCCATGATAGGGCGTGTCGTTTATTTTGTTGCTTGGATGTTCGTAATGCTATTACTACCTACCGTTGTACAAAAACAAAAAGATGGAGAGGCAACAGCTCCTATATTAATAAAGTACGTAAGTTATGTTGGGGTATTGGCTATTGTTATAATTTTCTGTTGTGCTGTTTTTCCTAAATTAATAATTCAATTAATGTTTGGCGAAGCTTATATTTCAATGGCACCTTTATTATGGCAATATGCCTTGGCTACCTCTTTATTCGCTATCTCAAATATATTTGCCTACTACTTTTTATCACTAGATAAATATATACCTGTAATACTTTCTGGTGTGTTGGGTATATCACAAATTGTTATGATCGTATTCTTTCATAGTACCTTATATATGGTGGTACAAGTTCAAATTATAGCCATGGTTACTTTGCTGGTAGCACAGTTGCTTTATTTTGCGCACAATAATATACTGAACAAGACCTCTTAA
- a CDS encoding glycosyltransferase, with product MRLAIVTAYPPSKVTLTEYGYHLVKHFRLQKEVTEIILITDKTEGDKDLNFKEDGCKIIVKECWNFNDYKNIFKINRAISQTKPDAVLFNLQFLKFGDKKIPAALGLMLPLMCKLKGIPTISLLHNILEQVDLDNAGITSNKVLQKVYNGIGNVLTRCVLASDVVAVTISKYQTILENKFQSRNVALIPHGSFETPPTPDYSLPAGPKKVMAFGKFGTYKKVEIMIEAIELIRQRTNEDIEIVIAGTDSPNTPGYLESMKKKYAHVNQLVFTGYVAEEDVPVLFGDSALVVFPYTSTTGSSGVLNQAGSYGKAVALPDLGDLSILVKEEGYKGEFFDPESTASLADAIESILLHDSYRTYLAKANYRAACSFPMEDITKMYIEYFKVLQVAKTKGFTLDVPMVEKELMA from the coding sequence ATGAGACTTGCAATTGTAACAGCCTACCCACCAAGTAAAGTAACATTGACCGAATACGGTTATCACTTGGTAAAACATTTTAGACTTCAAAAAGAAGTAACAGAAATAATATTGATTACCGATAAGACGGAAGGTGATAAGGATTTAAATTTTAAAGAAGACGGATGCAAGATTATAGTTAAGGAGTGTTGGAATTTTAATGACTACAAAAATATCTTTAAGATTAACCGAGCTATTTCACAAACAAAGCCCGATGCTGTACTTTTTAATCTGCAGTTTTTAAAATTCGGAGATAAAAAAATACCTGCTGCACTTGGTTTAATGCTACCCTTAATGTGCAAGCTAAAAGGTATACCTACTATTTCTTTACTACATAATATATTGGAGCAGGTAGATTTAGATAACGCTGGTATTACCTCAAATAAAGTGCTGCAGAAAGTTTATAATGGTATCGGTAATGTTTTAACTAGATGTGTTTTGGCTTCAGATGTTGTTGCAGTGACTATTAGTAAATATCAAACGATATTAGAAAACAAATTTCAATCTAGAAATGTGGCATTAATTCCACATGGCTCATTTGAAACTCCGCCAACCCCAGATTATAGTTTACCTGCAGGACCAAAAAAAGTGATGGCTTTTGGTAAGTTCGGCACGTATAAAAAGGTCGAAATAATGATTGAAGCGATCGAGTTAATTAGACAACGTACCAATGAAGATATAGAAATTGTAATTGCAGGTACAGATAGCCCAAATACACCTGGTTACTTAGAAAGTATGAAAAAGAAATATGCACATGTAAACCAATTAGTTTTTACAGGTTATGTTGCAGAAGAAGATGTTCCGGTGTTATTTGGTGATAGCGCGTTAGTTGTTTTTCCATATACATCTACAACGGGCAGTTCTGGTGTGTTGAACCAAGCTGGCAGTTATGGTAAAGCGGTTGCGTTGCCAGATTTAGGTGACCTTAGTATTCTAGTAAAGGAAGAAGGCTATAAAGGCGAGTTCTTTGATCCGGAAAGTACAGCCTCATTAGCAGACGCCATTGAAAGTATTTTGTTGCATGATTCTTATAGAACATATTTAGCAAAAGCAAATTATAGAGCAGCGTGTTCTTTTCCAATGGAAGATATTACGAAAATGTATATAGAATACTTTAAAGTTCTACAAGTTGCCAAAACAAAAGGATTCACTTTAGATGTACCAATGGTAGAAAAAGAATTAATGGCATAA
- a CDS encoding response regulator: MKILTIDDQQLILLSVEKRLTELGYDVKTADSGKKGIEVYDSFEPDLVLVDINMPDMSGLDVVKHIKEGKRNTTRVLVMSGNTDETIITDGFTLGIDDYMKKPVSLSEMAARIKRLIGAPVIELNAQESTSTRMLQKNCVGVVIPCYNEEERLLGKEFRDFAHSNLGYHLCFVNDGSTDKTLEVLEELKKGNESNISIYDCEKNGGKAEAVRLGMLHLAKDLQLDYIGFLDADLSTDFRDFDDLVETLDQSDFKIVSGSRMSRMGADITKESARKVISMTINLIIRTILRMPFNDTQCGAKVMDRSVVPLLFSKPFITKWLFDVEMFIRMRKYFGKTEAKKLICEQPLKRWIHADGSKLSMKDSVKIVGQLAKIAFVYR, translated from the coding sequence ATGAAAATACTAACCATTGATGATCAACAACTTATTTTATTATCTGTTGAGAAAAGACTTACCGAATTAGGTTATGATGTAAAAACAGCTGATTCTGGTAAAAAAGGAATAGAAGTATATGATTCATTTGAACCAGATTTAGTTCTTGTAGATATAAATATGCCAGATATGTCTGGTTTAGATGTTGTTAAACATATTAAAGAAGGCAAACGTAATACTACGCGGGTATTGGTTATGTCTGGTAACACCGATGAAACCATTATTACAGATGGCTTTACTTTAGGTATTGACGATTATATGAAAAAACCTGTGAGTTTGTCTGAAATGGCGGCTCGTATTAAAAGGTTGATCGGCGCGCCAGTTATTGAACTGAATGCACAAGAGTCTACTAGCACTAGAATGCTCCAAAAAAACTGTGTAGGGGTTGTTATACCTTGTTATAATGAAGAAGAACGTCTTTTAGGAAAAGAGTTCAGAGACTTTGCGCATAGTAACCTTGGGTACCATCTTTGTTTTGTAAACGACGGTAGTACAGATAAAACACTAGAAGTTTTAGAAGAATTAAAGAAAGGCAACGAAAGCAATATCAGTATATACGATTGCGAGAAAAATGGTGGTAAGGCCGAAGCGGTACGCTTGGGTATGCTACACTTGGCAAAAGACCTTCAGTTAGATTATATCGGATTTTTAGATGCCGATCTGTCTACCGATTTTAGGGATTTTGACGATTTAGTAGAAACCTTAGATCAATCTGATTTTAAGATTGTTAGTGGTTCTAGAATGAGTAGAATGGGTGCAGATATTACTAAAGAATCTGCACGTAAGGTTATTAGTATGACTATTAACCTAATCATTAGAACCATTTTAAGAATGCCATTTAATGATACCCAATGTGGAGCAAAAGTGATGGATCGTTCAGTAGTTCCTTTACTTTTTAGTAAACCTTTTATTACCAAGTGGTTGTTTGATGTTGAAATGTTTATTCGAATGAGAAAATACTTTGGTAAAACCGAAGCGAAAAAACTTATTTGTGAGCAACCATTAAAAAGATGGATACATGCCGATGGTTCTAAATTATCAATGAAAGATTCTGTCAAAATCGTTGGTCAGTTGGCAAAAATCGCTTTTGTATATAGATAA